From Glycine max cultivar Williams 82 chromosome 11, Glycine_max_v4.0, whole genome shotgun sequence, the proteins below share one genomic window:
- the LOC100807875 gene encoding long chain acyl-CoA synthetase 4 isoform X1 — MAQKRFIIEVERAKEASEGRPSRGPVYRSLFAKDGFPAPIQGLDCCWDVFRLSVEKYPSNPMLGRREIVDGKPGKYKWLTYKEVYDQVMKVGNSIRSCGYGKGVKCGIYGANSAEWIMSMQACNAHGLYCVPLYDTLGAGAIEFIICHSEISIAFAEEKKIPELFKTFPNATKYLKTIVSFGKVTPEQKQEVESFGLAIYSWDEFLLVGQTQSFDLPIKKRSDICTIMYTSGTTGDPKGVLISNESIITLLAGVKRLLESVNEQLTEKDVYISYLPLAHSFDRVIEEIFIWHGASIGFCRGDVKLLIDDVGELKPTIFCAVPRVLDRVYSGLTHKISSGGFLKKTLFNFAYSYKLNNMKKGLRHGEASPLLDKIVFDKVKQGLGGRVRLILSGAAPLSAHVEGYLRVVTCAHVLQGYGLTETCAGTFVSLPNEIEMLGTVGPPVPNGDVCLESVPDMGYNALATTPRGEICLKGKTLFAGYYKCEDLTKEVLIDEWFHTGDIGEWQPNGSMKIIDRKKNIFKLSQGEYVAVENLENIYGQVSSIESIWVYGNSFEAFLVAVVNPSKQALEHWAQENGISMDFNSLCEDARAKSYILEELSKIAKEKKLKGFEFIKAVHIDPIQFDMERDLITPTYKKKRPQLLKYYQNAIDNMYKSGGSKPSA, encoded by the exons ATGGCACAGAAGAGATTCATCATCGAGGTCGAGAGAGCGAAGGAGGCCAGTGAAGGAAGGCCTTCGAGAGGACCTGTCTATCGTAGCCTCTTCGCCAAGGATGGATTCCCTGCTCCCATTCAAGGTCTCGATTGTTGCTGGGACGTTTTTCG ATTGTCTGTTGAGAAATATCCATCAAATCCAATGCTTGGTCGACGGGAAATTGTGGATGGGAAG CCAGGCAAGTACAAGTGGCTAACATACAAAGAAGTATATGACCAGGTGATGAAAGTTGGGAATTCTATCCGCAGCTGTGGTTATGGAAAA GGTGTAAAATGTGGTATTTATGGTGCCAATTCTGCAGAATGGATTATGAGCATGCAg GCTTGCAATGCTCATGGACTTTATTGTGTTCCTTTATATGATACCTTGG GTGCTGGGGCTATAGAGTTTATTATATGCCATTCAGAGATCTCAATTGCATTTgcagaagagaagaagatacCTGAG CTATTCAAGACATTTCCAAATGCAACAAAGTATCTCAAGA CAATTGTAAGCTTCGGAAAGGTTACCCCTGAACAAAAGCAAGAAGTTGAAAGTTTTGGGTTGGCAATATATTCATGGGATGAATTTTTACTAGTG GGTCAAACTCAGAGCTTTGATCTTCCTATTAAGAAAAGGAGTGACATCTGTACAATAATGTATACTAGTGGAACTACCGGTGACCCCAAGGGAGTGTTGATATCAAATGAGAGTATTATTACTCTCTTAGCTGGGGTTAAGCGATTGTTGGAGAGTGTAAATGAACAA TTGACTGAGAAGGATGTATACATATCATACCTTCCACTCGCACATTCTTTTGATAGGGTCATTGAGGAGATATTCATATGGCATGGTGCTTCAATAGGTTTCTGCCGTGGG GATGTCAAATTGTTAATTGATGATGTTGGGGAACTAAAACCAACTATTTTCTGTGCTGTTCCCCGTGTGCTTGATAGAGTGTACTCAG GTTTGACACATAAGATTTCTTCTGGGGGCTTCTTGAAGAAGACATTATTCAACTTTGCTTATTCATA TAAGCTTAATAACATGAAGAAAGGGCTTAGACATGGAGAGGCATCTCCACTTCttgataaaattgtgtttgacaag GTAAAGCAAGGTTTAGGGGGTAGAGTACGTCTTATTTTGTCTGGAGCCGCACCTTTATCTGCACATGTGGAAGGTTACTTACGGGTGGTTACTTGTGCTCATGTCCTACAAGGATATG gTCTGACTGAAACCTGTGCGGGAACCTTTGTCTCATTACCAAATGAAATAGAAATGCTTGGAACAGTGGGCCCTCCTGTACCAAATGGTGACGTGTGCCTGGAATCTGTTCCTGACATGGGATACAACGCCCTAGCAACTACACCAAGAGGAGAAATTTGTCTAAAGGGAAAAACCTTGTTTGCAGGGTACTACAAATGTGAAGACCTCACCAAAGAGGTTCTGATCGATGAATGGTTCCATACAG GGGATATTGGAGAGTGGCAACCTAacggaagcatgaaaattattGATCGGAAGAAGAATATATTTAAGCTTTCACAAGGAGAATATGTTGCTGTCGAAAACCTGGAGAATATTTACGGTCAAGTTTCTTCTATTGAATCT ATATGGGTTTATGGAAACAGTTTCGAGGCCTTCCTTGTTGCTGTTGTTAACCCCAGTAAGCAAGCACTTGAACATTGGGCACAAGAAAATGGCAtatccatggacttcaattctCTCTGTGAAGATGCTCGAGCAAAAAGTTACATACTTGAAGAGCTCTCAAAGATTGCgaaggaaaagaag TTGAAAGGGTTTGAGTTTATAAAGGCAGTTCACATTGACCCAATTCAATTTGACATGGAACGCGACCTTATCACTCCAACATATAAGAAGAAGAGGCCACAGTTGCTTAAATACTATCAG AATGCCATTGACAACATGTACAAGAGTGGAGGAAGTAAACCCAGTGCCTGA
- the LOC100807875 gene encoding long chain acyl-CoA synthetase 4 isoform X4 produces MKVGNSIRSCGYGKGVKCGIYGANSAEWIMSMQACNAHGLYCVPLYDTLGAGAIEFIICHSEISIAFAEEKKIPELFKTFPNATKYLKTIVSFGKVTPEQKQEVESFGLAIYSWDEFLLVGQTQSFDLPIKKRSDICTIMYTSGTTGDPKGVLISNESIITLLAGVKRLLESVNEQLTEKDVYISYLPLAHSFDRVIEEIFIWHGASIGFCRGDVKLLIDDVGELKPTIFCAVPRVLDRVYSGLTHKISSGGFLKKTLFNFAYSYKLNNMKKGLRHGEASPLLDKIVFDKVKQGLGGRVRLILSGAAPLSAHVEGYLRVVTCAHVLQGYGLTETCAGTFVSLPNEIEMLGTVGPPVPNGDVCLESVPDMGYNALATTPRGEICLKGKTLFAGYYKCEDLTKEVLIDEWFHTGDIGEWQPNGSMKIIDRKKNIFKLSQGEYVAVENLENIYGQVSSIESIWVYGNSFEAFLVAVVNPSKQALEHWAQENGISMDFNSLCEDARAKSYILEELSKIAKEKKLKGFEFIKAVHIDPIQFDMERDLITPTYKKKRPQLLKYYQNAIDNMYKSGGSKPSA; encoded by the exons ATGAAAGTTGGGAATTCTATCCGCAGCTGTGGTTATGGAAAA GGTGTAAAATGTGGTATTTATGGTGCCAATTCTGCAGAATGGATTATGAGCATGCAg GCTTGCAATGCTCATGGACTTTATTGTGTTCCTTTATATGATACCTTGG GTGCTGGGGCTATAGAGTTTATTATATGCCATTCAGAGATCTCAATTGCATTTgcagaagagaagaagatacCTGAG CTATTCAAGACATTTCCAAATGCAACAAAGTATCTCAAGA CAATTGTAAGCTTCGGAAAGGTTACCCCTGAACAAAAGCAAGAAGTTGAAAGTTTTGGGTTGGCAATATATTCATGGGATGAATTTTTACTAGTG GGTCAAACTCAGAGCTTTGATCTTCCTATTAAGAAAAGGAGTGACATCTGTACAATAATGTATACTAGTGGAACTACCGGTGACCCCAAGGGAGTGTTGATATCAAATGAGAGTATTATTACTCTCTTAGCTGGGGTTAAGCGATTGTTGGAGAGTGTAAATGAACAA TTGACTGAGAAGGATGTATACATATCATACCTTCCACTCGCACATTCTTTTGATAGGGTCATTGAGGAGATATTCATATGGCATGGTGCTTCAATAGGTTTCTGCCGTGGG GATGTCAAATTGTTAATTGATGATGTTGGGGAACTAAAACCAACTATTTTCTGTGCTGTTCCCCGTGTGCTTGATAGAGTGTACTCAG GTTTGACACATAAGATTTCTTCTGGGGGCTTCTTGAAGAAGACATTATTCAACTTTGCTTATTCATA TAAGCTTAATAACATGAAGAAAGGGCTTAGACATGGAGAGGCATCTCCACTTCttgataaaattgtgtttgacaag GTAAAGCAAGGTTTAGGGGGTAGAGTACGTCTTATTTTGTCTGGAGCCGCACCTTTATCTGCACATGTGGAAGGTTACTTACGGGTGGTTACTTGTGCTCATGTCCTACAAGGATATG gTCTGACTGAAACCTGTGCGGGAACCTTTGTCTCATTACCAAATGAAATAGAAATGCTTGGAACAGTGGGCCCTCCTGTACCAAATGGTGACGTGTGCCTGGAATCTGTTCCTGACATGGGATACAACGCCCTAGCAACTACACCAAGAGGAGAAATTTGTCTAAAGGGAAAAACCTTGTTTGCAGGGTACTACAAATGTGAAGACCTCACCAAAGAGGTTCTGATCGATGAATGGTTCCATACAG GGGATATTGGAGAGTGGCAACCTAacggaagcatgaaaattattGATCGGAAGAAGAATATATTTAAGCTTTCACAAGGAGAATATGTTGCTGTCGAAAACCTGGAGAATATTTACGGTCAAGTTTCTTCTATTGAATCT ATATGGGTTTATGGAAACAGTTTCGAGGCCTTCCTTGTTGCTGTTGTTAACCCCAGTAAGCAAGCACTTGAACATTGGGCACAAGAAAATGGCAtatccatggacttcaattctCTCTGTGAAGATGCTCGAGCAAAAAGTTACATACTTGAAGAGCTCTCAAAGATTGCgaaggaaaagaag TTGAAAGGGTTTGAGTTTATAAAGGCAGTTCACATTGACCCAATTCAATTTGACATGGAACGCGACCTTATCACTCCAACATATAAGAAGAAGAGGCCACAGTTGCTTAAATACTATCAG AATGCCATTGACAACATGTACAAGAGTGGAGGAAGTAAACCCAGTGCCTGA
- the LOC100807875 gene encoding long chain acyl-CoA synthetase 4 isoform X2 — protein MAQKRFIIEVERAKEASEGRPSRGPVYRSLFAKDGFPAPIQGLDCCWDVFRLSVEKYPSNPMLGRREIVDGKPGKYKWLTYKEVYDQVMKVGNSIRSCGYGKGVKCGIYGANSAEWIMSMQACNAHGLYCVPLYDTLGAGAIEFIICHSEISIAFAEEKKIPELFKTFPNATKYLKTIVSFGKVTPEQKQEVESFGLAIYSWDEFLLVGQTQSFDLPIKKRSDICTIMYTSGTTGDPKGVLISNESIITLLAGVKRLLESVNEQLTEKDVYISYLPLAHSFDRVIEEIFIWHGASIGFCRGDVKLLIDDVGELKPTIFCAVPRVLDRVYSGLTHKISSGGFLKKTLFNFAYSYKLNNMKKGLRHGEASPLLDKIVFDKVKQGLGGRVRLILSGAAPLSAHVEGYLRVVTCAHVLQGYGLTETCAGTFVSLPNEIEMLGTVGPPVPNGDVCLESVPDMGYNALATTPRGEICLKGKTLFAGYYKCEDLTKEVLIDEWFHTGDIGEWQPNGSMKIIDRKKNIFKLSQGEYVAVENLENIYGQVSSIESIWVYGNSFEAFLVAVVNPSKQALEHWAQENGISMDFNSLCEDARAKSYILEELSKIAKEKKLCRMVMYLVVERV, from the exons ATGGCACAGAAGAGATTCATCATCGAGGTCGAGAGAGCGAAGGAGGCCAGTGAAGGAAGGCCTTCGAGAGGACCTGTCTATCGTAGCCTCTTCGCCAAGGATGGATTCCCTGCTCCCATTCAAGGTCTCGATTGTTGCTGGGACGTTTTTCG ATTGTCTGTTGAGAAATATCCATCAAATCCAATGCTTGGTCGACGGGAAATTGTGGATGGGAAG CCAGGCAAGTACAAGTGGCTAACATACAAAGAAGTATATGACCAGGTGATGAAAGTTGGGAATTCTATCCGCAGCTGTGGTTATGGAAAA GGTGTAAAATGTGGTATTTATGGTGCCAATTCTGCAGAATGGATTATGAGCATGCAg GCTTGCAATGCTCATGGACTTTATTGTGTTCCTTTATATGATACCTTGG GTGCTGGGGCTATAGAGTTTATTATATGCCATTCAGAGATCTCAATTGCATTTgcagaagagaagaagatacCTGAG CTATTCAAGACATTTCCAAATGCAACAAAGTATCTCAAGA CAATTGTAAGCTTCGGAAAGGTTACCCCTGAACAAAAGCAAGAAGTTGAAAGTTTTGGGTTGGCAATATATTCATGGGATGAATTTTTACTAGTG GGTCAAACTCAGAGCTTTGATCTTCCTATTAAGAAAAGGAGTGACATCTGTACAATAATGTATACTAGTGGAACTACCGGTGACCCCAAGGGAGTGTTGATATCAAATGAGAGTATTATTACTCTCTTAGCTGGGGTTAAGCGATTGTTGGAGAGTGTAAATGAACAA TTGACTGAGAAGGATGTATACATATCATACCTTCCACTCGCACATTCTTTTGATAGGGTCATTGAGGAGATATTCATATGGCATGGTGCTTCAATAGGTTTCTGCCGTGGG GATGTCAAATTGTTAATTGATGATGTTGGGGAACTAAAACCAACTATTTTCTGTGCTGTTCCCCGTGTGCTTGATAGAGTGTACTCAG GTTTGACACATAAGATTTCTTCTGGGGGCTTCTTGAAGAAGACATTATTCAACTTTGCTTATTCATA TAAGCTTAATAACATGAAGAAAGGGCTTAGACATGGAGAGGCATCTCCACTTCttgataaaattgtgtttgacaag GTAAAGCAAGGTTTAGGGGGTAGAGTACGTCTTATTTTGTCTGGAGCCGCACCTTTATCTGCACATGTGGAAGGTTACTTACGGGTGGTTACTTGTGCTCATGTCCTACAAGGATATG gTCTGACTGAAACCTGTGCGGGAACCTTTGTCTCATTACCAAATGAAATAGAAATGCTTGGAACAGTGGGCCCTCCTGTACCAAATGGTGACGTGTGCCTGGAATCTGTTCCTGACATGGGATACAACGCCCTAGCAACTACACCAAGAGGAGAAATTTGTCTAAAGGGAAAAACCTTGTTTGCAGGGTACTACAAATGTGAAGACCTCACCAAAGAGGTTCTGATCGATGAATGGTTCCATACAG GGGATATTGGAGAGTGGCAACCTAacggaagcatgaaaattattGATCGGAAGAAGAATATATTTAAGCTTTCACAAGGAGAATATGTTGCTGTCGAAAACCTGGAGAATATTTACGGTCAAGTTTCTTCTATTGAATCT ATATGGGTTTATGGAAACAGTTTCGAGGCCTTCCTTGTTGCTGTTGTTAACCCCAGTAAGCAAGCACTTGAACATTGGGCACAAGAAAATGGCAtatccatggacttcaattctCTCTGTGAAGATGCTCGAGCAAAAAGTTACATACTTGAAGAGCTCTCAAAGATTGCgaaggaaaagaag CTTTGTAGGATGGTGATGTATTTGGTAGTTGAAAGGGTTTGA
- the LOC100813248 gene encoding probable protein phosphatase 2C 8: MHSTKSSTSDNININIKSKDKEIHRCYHNYRKKRKRPCQDAVAPTTEDDNCCTKAAAASHGFISVIGRRRVMEDAVKVVTGLVAAEQHCGGYDFFAVYDGHGGTLVANACRDRLHLLLAEEVVRGTAADKGLDWCQVMCSCFMKMDKGVGEENDDGGGNTMGSTAAVVVVGKEEIVVANCGDSRAVLCRGGVAVPLSRDHKPDRPDEKERIEAAGGMVINWNGNRVLGVLATSRSIGDHCMKPFVISQPETKVYARKESDEFVVVASDGLWDVVSNKFVCEVVRGCLHGKMRRNFKEDSIISYATEAAALLAKLAMARGSKDNISVIVIQLNTTTT; this comes from the exons ATGCATTCGACGAAGAGTAGCACCAGCGataatatcaatatcaatatcaaatcaaaagataaagaaatcCATCGATGCTACCATAACTACCGAAAGAAGAGAAAGCGTCCTTGCCAAGACGCTGTGGCTCCCACCACGGAAGACGACAACTGCTGCACCAAGGCCGCCGCCGCATCACACGGTTTCATATCCGTTATAGGGCGGCGGCGCGTGATGGAGGATGCAGTGAAGGTGGTTACCGGTTTGGTGGCGGCGGAACAACACTGTGGCGGTTACGATTTCTTCGCGGTTTACGACGGCCACGGAGGGACCTTGGTGGCCAACGCTTGCCGCGACAGGCTGCACTTGTTGCTGGCGGAGGAAGTAGTGAGGGGGACCGCAGCAGACAAAGGGCTGGATTGGTGCCAGGTGATGTGTTCCTGTTTCATGAAGATGGACAAGGGAGTTGGTGAGGAGAACGATGATGGCGGCGGAAACACCATGGGTTCGACggcggcggtggtggtggtCGGAAAGGAGGAGATTGTGGTGGCCAATTGTGGAGACTCGAGGGCGGTGTTGTGCCGTGGCGGGGTAGCTGTGCCACTTTCACGTGACCATAAG CCTGATCGTCCTGATGAAAAAGAGAGGATAGAAGCGGCAGGTGGCATGGTCATTAATTGGAACGGAAATCGTGTTTTGGGAGTACTTGCTACTTCCAGATCCATAG GGGATCACTGCATGAAACCTTTTGTGATTTCACAACCAGAGACCAAGGTGTACGCACGAAAAGAGTCAGATGAGTTTGTGGTAGTGGCGAGTGACGGGCTGTGGGATGTAGTGTCTAACAAGTTTGTTTGTGAGGTTGTACGAGGTTGCCTCCATGGGAAAATGAGGAGGAATTTTAAAGAGGACTCCATTATAAGCTATGCAACAGAAGCTGCAGCGTTGTTGGCTAAGTTGGCTATGGCTCGTGGAAGCAAAGACAACATCAGTGTCATAGTCATCCAACTCAACACTACTACAACTTGA
- the LOC100807875 gene encoding long chain acyl-CoA synthetase 4 isoform X3, with the protein MAQKRFIIEVERAKEASEGRPSRGPVYRSLFAKDGFPAPIQGLDCCWDVFRLSVEKYPSNPMLGRREIVDGKPGKYKWLTYKEVYDQVMKVGNSIRSCGYGKGVKCGIYGANSAEWIMSMQACNAHGLYCVPLYDTLGAGAIEFIICHSEISIAFAEEKKIPELFKTFPNATKYLKTIVSFGKVTPEQKQEVESFGLAIYSWDEFLLVGQTQSFDLPIKKRSDICTIMYTSGTTGDPKGVLISNESIITLLAGVKRLLESVNEQLTEKDVYISYLPLAHSFDRVIEEIFIWHGASIGFCRGDVKLLIDDVGELKPTIFCAVPRVLDRVYSGLTHKISSGGFLKKTLFNFAYSYKLNNMKKGLRHGEASPLLDKIVFDKVKQGLGGRVRLILSGAAPLSAHVEGYLRVVTCAHVLQGYGLTETCAGTFVSLPNEIEMLGTVGPPVPNGDVCLESVPDMGYNALATTPRGEICLKGKTLFAGYYKCEDLTKEVLIDEWFHTGDIGEWQPNGSMKIIDRKKNIFKLSQGEYVAVENLENIYGQVSSIESIWVYGNSFEAFLVAVVNPSKQALEHWAQENGISMDFNSLCEDARAKSYILEELSKIAKEKKDGDVFGS; encoded by the exons ATGGCACAGAAGAGATTCATCATCGAGGTCGAGAGAGCGAAGGAGGCCAGTGAAGGAAGGCCTTCGAGAGGACCTGTCTATCGTAGCCTCTTCGCCAAGGATGGATTCCCTGCTCCCATTCAAGGTCTCGATTGTTGCTGGGACGTTTTTCG ATTGTCTGTTGAGAAATATCCATCAAATCCAATGCTTGGTCGACGGGAAATTGTGGATGGGAAG CCAGGCAAGTACAAGTGGCTAACATACAAAGAAGTATATGACCAGGTGATGAAAGTTGGGAATTCTATCCGCAGCTGTGGTTATGGAAAA GGTGTAAAATGTGGTATTTATGGTGCCAATTCTGCAGAATGGATTATGAGCATGCAg GCTTGCAATGCTCATGGACTTTATTGTGTTCCTTTATATGATACCTTGG GTGCTGGGGCTATAGAGTTTATTATATGCCATTCAGAGATCTCAATTGCATTTgcagaagagaagaagatacCTGAG CTATTCAAGACATTTCCAAATGCAACAAAGTATCTCAAGA CAATTGTAAGCTTCGGAAAGGTTACCCCTGAACAAAAGCAAGAAGTTGAAAGTTTTGGGTTGGCAATATATTCATGGGATGAATTTTTACTAGTG GGTCAAACTCAGAGCTTTGATCTTCCTATTAAGAAAAGGAGTGACATCTGTACAATAATGTATACTAGTGGAACTACCGGTGACCCCAAGGGAGTGTTGATATCAAATGAGAGTATTATTACTCTCTTAGCTGGGGTTAAGCGATTGTTGGAGAGTGTAAATGAACAA TTGACTGAGAAGGATGTATACATATCATACCTTCCACTCGCACATTCTTTTGATAGGGTCATTGAGGAGATATTCATATGGCATGGTGCTTCAATAGGTTTCTGCCGTGGG GATGTCAAATTGTTAATTGATGATGTTGGGGAACTAAAACCAACTATTTTCTGTGCTGTTCCCCGTGTGCTTGATAGAGTGTACTCAG GTTTGACACATAAGATTTCTTCTGGGGGCTTCTTGAAGAAGACATTATTCAACTTTGCTTATTCATA TAAGCTTAATAACATGAAGAAAGGGCTTAGACATGGAGAGGCATCTCCACTTCttgataaaattgtgtttgacaag GTAAAGCAAGGTTTAGGGGGTAGAGTACGTCTTATTTTGTCTGGAGCCGCACCTTTATCTGCACATGTGGAAGGTTACTTACGGGTGGTTACTTGTGCTCATGTCCTACAAGGATATG gTCTGACTGAAACCTGTGCGGGAACCTTTGTCTCATTACCAAATGAAATAGAAATGCTTGGAACAGTGGGCCCTCCTGTACCAAATGGTGACGTGTGCCTGGAATCTGTTCCTGACATGGGATACAACGCCCTAGCAACTACACCAAGAGGAGAAATTTGTCTAAAGGGAAAAACCTTGTTTGCAGGGTACTACAAATGTGAAGACCTCACCAAAGAGGTTCTGATCGATGAATGGTTCCATACAG GGGATATTGGAGAGTGGCAACCTAacggaagcatgaaaattattGATCGGAAGAAGAATATATTTAAGCTTTCACAAGGAGAATATGTTGCTGTCGAAAACCTGGAGAATATTTACGGTCAAGTTTCTTCTATTGAATCT ATATGGGTTTATGGAAACAGTTTCGAGGCCTTCCTTGTTGCTGTTGTTAACCCCAGTAAGCAAGCACTTGAACATTGGGCACAAGAAAATGGCAtatccatggacttcaattctCTCTGTGAAGATGCTCGAGCAAAAAGTTACATACTTGAAGAGCTCTCAAAGATTGCgaaggaaaagaag GATGGTGATGTATTTGGTAGTTGA
- the LOC100807875 gene encoding long chain acyl-CoA synthetase 4 isoform X5 produces MWYLWCQFCRMDYEHAGAGAIEFIICHSEISIAFAEEKKIPELFKTFPNATKYLKTIVSFGKVTPEQKQEVESFGLAIYSWDEFLLVGQTQSFDLPIKKRSDICTIMYTSGTTGDPKGVLISNESIITLLAGVKRLLESVNEQLTEKDVYISYLPLAHSFDRVIEEIFIWHGASIGFCRGDVKLLIDDVGELKPTIFCAVPRVLDRVYSGLTHKISSGGFLKKTLFNFAYSYKLNNMKKGLRHGEASPLLDKIVFDKVKQGLGGRVRLILSGAAPLSAHVEGYLRVVTCAHVLQGYGLTETCAGTFVSLPNEIEMLGTVGPPVPNGDVCLESVPDMGYNALATTPRGEICLKGKTLFAGYYKCEDLTKEVLIDEWFHTGDIGEWQPNGSMKIIDRKKNIFKLSQGEYVAVENLENIYGQVSSIESIWVYGNSFEAFLVAVVNPSKQALEHWAQENGISMDFNSLCEDARAKSYILEELSKIAKEKKLKGFEFIKAVHIDPIQFDMERDLITPTYKKKRPQLLKYYQNAIDNMYKSGGSKPSA; encoded by the exons ATGTGGTATTTATGGTGCCAATTCTGCAGAATGGATTATGAGCATGCAg GTGCTGGGGCTATAGAGTTTATTATATGCCATTCAGAGATCTCAATTGCATTTgcagaagagaagaagatacCTGAG CTATTCAAGACATTTCCAAATGCAACAAAGTATCTCAAGA CAATTGTAAGCTTCGGAAAGGTTACCCCTGAACAAAAGCAAGAAGTTGAAAGTTTTGGGTTGGCAATATATTCATGGGATGAATTTTTACTAGTG GGTCAAACTCAGAGCTTTGATCTTCCTATTAAGAAAAGGAGTGACATCTGTACAATAATGTATACTAGTGGAACTACCGGTGACCCCAAGGGAGTGTTGATATCAAATGAGAGTATTATTACTCTCTTAGCTGGGGTTAAGCGATTGTTGGAGAGTGTAAATGAACAA TTGACTGAGAAGGATGTATACATATCATACCTTCCACTCGCACATTCTTTTGATAGGGTCATTGAGGAGATATTCATATGGCATGGTGCTTCAATAGGTTTCTGCCGTGGG GATGTCAAATTGTTAATTGATGATGTTGGGGAACTAAAACCAACTATTTTCTGTGCTGTTCCCCGTGTGCTTGATAGAGTGTACTCAG GTTTGACACATAAGATTTCTTCTGGGGGCTTCTTGAAGAAGACATTATTCAACTTTGCTTATTCATA TAAGCTTAATAACATGAAGAAAGGGCTTAGACATGGAGAGGCATCTCCACTTCttgataaaattgtgtttgacaag GTAAAGCAAGGTTTAGGGGGTAGAGTACGTCTTATTTTGTCTGGAGCCGCACCTTTATCTGCACATGTGGAAGGTTACTTACGGGTGGTTACTTGTGCTCATGTCCTACAAGGATATG gTCTGACTGAAACCTGTGCGGGAACCTTTGTCTCATTACCAAATGAAATAGAAATGCTTGGAACAGTGGGCCCTCCTGTACCAAATGGTGACGTGTGCCTGGAATCTGTTCCTGACATGGGATACAACGCCCTAGCAACTACACCAAGAGGAGAAATTTGTCTAAAGGGAAAAACCTTGTTTGCAGGGTACTACAAATGTGAAGACCTCACCAAAGAGGTTCTGATCGATGAATGGTTCCATACAG GGGATATTGGAGAGTGGCAACCTAacggaagcatgaaaattattGATCGGAAGAAGAATATATTTAAGCTTTCACAAGGAGAATATGTTGCTGTCGAAAACCTGGAGAATATTTACGGTCAAGTTTCTTCTATTGAATCT ATATGGGTTTATGGAAACAGTTTCGAGGCCTTCCTTGTTGCTGTTGTTAACCCCAGTAAGCAAGCACTTGAACATTGGGCACAAGAAAATGGCAtatccatggacttcaattctCTCTGTGAAGATGCTCGAGCAAAAAGTTACATACTTGAAGAGCTCTCAAAGATTGCgaaggaaaagaag TTGAAAGGGTTTGAGTTTATAAAGGCAGTTCACATTGACCCAATTCAATTTGACATGGAACGCGACCTTATCACTCCAACATATAAGAAGAAGAGGCCACAGTTGCTTAAATACTATCAG AATGCCATTGACAACATGTACAAGAGTGGAGGAAGTAAACCCAGTGCCTGA